The stretch of DNA CCGGCGCCCACGGCAAGCTCAGCCATCCGGATGGGCGCATCGTGCGCACCTGGAAAACCCGGGCACCGAAGGACTACCTCAACCCGGCGAAAAACTACCAGGCCGGCGCGAAAGAACTGACCAACGAAGAGTTACCGTTCGAGTTCCTGATGAACGCCCTGCGCCTCACCGACGGCGTCGAAGCCAGGCTTTACGCCGAGCGTACCGGCCTCGAACTGGCCAGCCTCGATGAAGCTCGCCGCGAGGCAGAACAAAGTGGCCTGATGCAGGTCGAACCGTCACGCCTGGCGGCCACCGACCGCGGGCAACTCTTTCTCAATGACCTGCTGCAGAAGTTTTTGAGCTGATTGCTCTTAAGGAAATCAAATGGATCTGGTACTCGACCTGCTCGCCACCGCATCCCGCTGGAGCCGTAGCAACCTGTCGGAAATCTCCCTGGCGTTAGTAGGCTGCCTGCTGGTGCTGTTTGGCGCCGACATCAAGGGCTGGGTCGAAGCACGGCTGGGCAGCATCGCGGGTGCGCTGCGCGTGCCGCTGATGGCGCTGGTGTGCATGATCGGCAGCGGTGCAGCACTGATCTATGCCACGCCGTGGATTGTTCGCGGGTTGAGCCAGTTCAACAACTACAGCCTGGCGCCGGTGTTGTTGGTGGTGCTGGTGTTGATTGGGGTGGTGGCGGATCGCCGCTGACCTTAAGCGCGGCACAAAACAAATGTGGGAGCGGGCTTGCTCGCGAATGCGGTGTGTCAGTCAGCGTAAATGTCGACTGATCTACCGCATTCGCGAGCAAGCCCGCTCCCACATTTTTTACTGCATTTCAAGCCTGGGACTTATCAGTCCACTTTCTCGAACTTCAAATCCCAAACCCCATGCCCGAGTCGCTCGCCGCGACGTTCGAACTTGGTGATCGGCCGCTCGGCCGGGCGCGGGACGCATTTGCCGTCTTCCGCCAGGTTGCGGTAGCCAGGGGCGACGTTCATCACTTCCAGCATGTACTCGGCATACGGTTCCCAGTCGGTGGCCATGTGCAGGATGCCGCCCACTTTCAGCTTGCTGCGCACCAGTTCCGCGAAGGAAGCCTGGACGATGCGGCGCTTGTGGTGGCGGCTCTTGTGCCAGGGGTCCGGGAAGAACAGCATCAGGCGGTCGAGGCTGTTGTCGGCGATGCAGCGGTTGAGCACTTCGATCGCGTCGCAGTCGTAGACCCGCAGGTTGGTCAGGCCCTGAGTCAGCACGCCGTTAAGCAGCGCGCCGACACCCGGACGGTGTACTTCAACCCCGATAAAATCCTGCTCCGGCGAAGCCGCGGCCATTTCCAGCAGGGAATGGCCCATGCCGAAGCCAATCTCCAGGGAGCGTGGTGCCGAGCGGCCAAACACCTGGTCGTAATCCACCGGCGCGTCTGCCAGCGGCAGGACGAACAGCGGCGTGCCCTGCTCCAGGCCCTTTTGCTGGCCCTCGGTCATGCGACCGGCGCGCATCACAAAACTCTTGATGCGGCGGTGCTTGGACTCGTCGCCTTCTTCCAGGGTGTTCGGCGTTTCGTTTGATTCAGTCATCAATGGCTCTTACTTGATCAGACCATCCAGCGGCGAGGAGGCGCTGGCGTAAAGTTTTTTCGGCATGCGCCCGGCGAGGTACGCCAGGCGGCCGGCGACAATTGCGTGGTTCATGGCTTCAGCCATCAGGACCGGCTGCTGGGCATGGGCGATGGCCGAGTTCATCAGCACCGCATCGCAACCCAGTTCCATGGCGATGGTGGCGTCGGAGGCAGTGCCCACGCCCGCATCCACCAGCACCGGGATCTTGGCTTCTTCAAGGATGATCTGCAGGTTGTACGGATTGCAGATACCCAGGCCGGAACCGATCAGACCGGCCAGCGGCATCACCGCGATGCAGCCGATTTCGGCCAGTTGGCGGGCGATGATCGGGTCGTCGCTGGTGTAGACCATCACGTCGAAGCCTTCCTTGACCAGGGTTTCGGCGGCCTTGAGGGTTTCGATCACGTTGGGGAACAGGGTTTTCTGGTCGGCCAGCACTTCCAGCTTCACCAGGTTGTGGCCGTCGAGCAGCTCACGGGCCAGGCGGCAGGTGCGCACGGCTTCGATGGCGTCGTAGCAACCGGCGGTGTTCGGCAGGAAGGTGTAGCGATCCGGCGACAGCACTTCGAGCAGGTTCGGCTCGCCCTCGATCTGGCCGAGGTTGGTGCGGCGCACGGCGAAAGTAACGATCTCGGCGCCCGAGGCTTCGATGGCCAGGCGGGTTTCTTCCATGTCGCGGTACTTGCCGGTGCCGACCAGCAGACGCGACTGGAAGGTACGACCGGCCAGGACGAAAGGCTTGTCGCTACGAACGATGCTCATGGGAAATCCTCGAGTTGGGGTGAGGTTCTGCAGAATGCGGGTTGGCGCCCTGGAGCGCCGGACGGCTAGCCGCCGCCGATGGCGTGGACCACTTCGACCTGGTCACCCTCGGTGAGCGCGGTCTCGACGTGCTGGCTACGCGGGACGATATCCTGGTTGAGCTCCACTGCGACGCGGCGTCCGGTCAAGTCCAGACGGGTCAGCAGGGCCGCAACGGTTTCACCGTCGGGCAGTTCAAAGGGTTCGCCGTTCAACTGAATGCGCATGCCACGGGCCGCCATCGTTTTTAGGGGCCAGCATTCTAGCGTGATTGGCGTTGCTGGCCCAAGCCCCTTGGTCAGGCAGCCTGTAGACGCCACGCCGCCAAACCGAGGAAGAACCAGCCCAGCAGGAACGCCAGGCCACCAAACGGGGTGATGATGCCGAGCTTGCTGATGCCGGTCATGGTCAGCACATACAGGCTGCCGGAGAACAGCAGGATGCCCACGGCAAAAGACACACCCGCCCACGTCACCAGCCTGCCCGGGATGTGCGCCGCCAACAGTGCCACGCCGAACAGCGCCAGGGTGTGCACCAACTGGTAGGTCACGCCGGTGTGGAAAATCGCCAGGTACTCGGCGCTCAGGCGGTTTTTCAGGCCGTGGGCGGCAAACGCACCCAGGGCGACGCCGGTGAAACCGAAAAAGGCAGCCAGCATCAGAAAGCCACGCAACATGAGGAACTCCAGTCAGACTCAGGGGGCAGGGTCTGTATAATGGCCCGCTCAACGGGTTCGGCCAAGCCATCTCTATGCTGCGTCTCCTCTTCAAGCGTTTTCTCAAAGCCCTCAAGTGGTTTGCCATCGGCAGCGTGCTGCTGGTGCTGCTGTTCCGTTTCGTGCCACCACCGGGCACTGCGCTGATGGTTGAGCGCAAGGTCGAGTCCTGGGTCGACGGCGAGCCGATTGACGTACAGCGCACGTGGGTGCCGTGGGATCAGATCTCCGACGAACTGAAAGTGGCGGTGATGGCGGGCGAAGACCAGCGCTTCCCGCAACATTGGGGTTTTGATTTCGACGCGATCCAGGCGGCGTTGCTGCATAACGAGCGCGGCGGTTCGATTCGCGGCGCCAGCACCTTGAGCCAGCAGGTGTCGAAGAATCTGTTTTTGTGGACCGGCCGCAGCTATTTCCGCAAGGGCCTGGAAGCCTGGTTTACCGGGCTGATCGAGATTCTCTGGCCCAAGCAGCGAATTCTTGAGGTGTATCTCAACAGCGTGGAGTGGGATGAAGGCGTGTTCGGCGCCGAAGCGGCGGCGCGGCATCACTTTGGCGTGAGCGCCAAGGCGCTGACCCGCCAGCAGGCCAGCTACCTGGCGGCGGTGTTGCCTAACCCGCGGGTGTGGAGTGCCAGCCATCCAACGTCGTATGTCGCGCGACGGGCGGCGTGGATTCGGCAGCAGATGAGTCAGTTGGGTGGCGACAGCTATTTGAATGAGCTGAACAACTCGCGCAAGGCGCCTTGGGCTGACTGACACCCACAAAACAAAAGTGGGAGCGGGCTTGCTCGCGAAAGCGGTGTGCCAGTCAATACCTTAGGTGACTGATCCACCGCCTTCGCGAGCAAGCCCGCTCCCACATTTCGATCGCGTTGTCCTAGCTACCTGTGTCAGGCGGCGATCGACAGTTTCAGCTTGTTCATCGCACTCTTCTCGAGCTGACGAATCCGCTCGGCCGACACGTTGTACTTCTGCGCCAAGTCGTGCAGCGTGGCTTTTTCTTCTGCCAACCAGCGCTGGTAGAGAATGTCACGGCTGCGGTCGT from Pseudomonas sp. NC02 encodes:
- a CDS encoding DUF3392 domain-containing protein encodes the protein MDLVLDLLATASRWSRSNLSEISLALVGCLLVLFGADIKGWVEARLGSIAGALRVPLMALVCMIGSGAALIYATPWIVRGLSQFNNYSLAPVLLVVLVLIGVVADRR
- the trmB gene encoding tRNA (guanosine(46)-N7)-methyltransferase TrmB; protein product: MTESNETPNTLEEGDESKHRRIKSFVMRAGRMTEGQQKGLEQGTPLFVLPLADAPVDYDQVFGRSAPRSLEIGFGMGHSLLEMAAASPEQDFIGVEVHRPGVGALLNGVLTQGLTNLRVYDCDAIEVLNRCIADNSLDRLMLFFPDPWHKSRHHKRRIVQASFAELVRSKLKVGGILHMATDWEPYAEYMLEVMNVAPGYRNLAEDGKCVPRPAERPITKFERRGERLGHGVWDLKFEKVD
- a CDS encoding thiazole synthase; the encoded protein is MSIVRSDKPFVLAGRTFQSRLLVGTGKYRDMEETRLAIEASGAEIVTFAVRRTNLGQIEGEPNLLEVLSPDRYTFLPNTAGCYDAIEAVRTCRLARELLDGHNLVKLEVLADQKTLFPNVIETLKAAETLVKEGFDVMVYTSDDPIIARQLAEIGCIAVMPLAGLIGSGLGICNPYNLQIILEEAKIPVLVDAGVGTASDATIAMELGCDAVLMNSAIAHAQQPVLMAEAMNHAIVAGRLAYLAGRMPKKLYASASSPLDGLIK
- the thiS gene encoding sulfur carrier protein ThiS; translated protein: MRIQLNGEPFELPDGETVAALLTRLDLTGRRVAVELNQDIVPRSQHVETALTEGDQVEVVHAIGGG
- a CDS encoding DUF423 domain-containing protein; the protein is MLRGFLMLAAFFGFTGVALGAFAAHGLKNRLSAEYLAIFHTGVTYQLVHTLALFGVALLAAHIPGRLVTWAGVSFAVGILLFSGSLYVLTMTGISKLGIITPFGGLAFLLGWFFLGLAAWRLQAA
- the mtgA gene encoding monofunctional biosynthetic peptidoglycan transglycosylase gives rise to the protein MLRLLFKRFLKALKWFAIGSVLLVLLFRFVPPPGTALMVERKVESWVDGEPIDVQRTWVPWDQISDELKVAVMAGEDQRFPQHWGFDFDAIQAALLHNERGGSIRGASTLSQQVSKNLFLWTGRSYFRKGLEAWFTGLIEILWPKQRILEVYLNSVEWDEGVFGAEAAARHHFGVSAKALTRQQASYLAAVLPNPRVWSASHPTSYVARRAAWIRQQMSQLGGDSYLNELNNSRKAPWAD